Proteins encoded together in one Macadamia integrifolia cultivar HAES 741 chromosome 8, SCU_Mint_v3, whole genome shotgun sequence window:
- the LOC122087239 gene encoding protein TOC75-3, chloroplastic-like, with product MAFCGTGQLLSPSLGPSLSFPRRVATSSVSPSSASPCPSSSSSSSSSSSTVIKCDHSTSLPPPDPSICFPKPKTLPSLPKALAFSAASGLLFHLSSYTPHLFSSTSHGPGNGGPVDGGGGGGWGWNGNGGGDGDGDSGGLWSRLFSPSAIAGEEESQSQEWDTHGLPANIVVQLNKLSGFKKYKISEILFFDRRRWATVGTEDSFFEMVSLRPGGIYTKAHLQKELETLATCGMFEKVDLEGKTKPDGSIGITISFTESTWQSADSFRCINVGLMPQSKPVEMDPDMTDKEKLEYFRSQEKDYKRRIERARPCLLPLPVHREVMTMLREQGKVSARLLQRIRDRVQKWYHDEGYACAQVVNFGNLNTREVVCEVVEGDITQMVVQFQDKLGNVCEGNTQLAVVRRELPKQLRQGHVFNIEAGKQALRNVNSLALFSNIEVNPRPDEKNDGGIIVEIKLKELEQKTAEVSTEWSIVPGRQGRPTLASIQPSGTVSFEHRNLKGLNRSILGSVTTSNFLNPQDDLAFKLEYVHPYLDGVYNPRNRTFRASCFNSRKLSPVFTGGPGIEEVPPIWVDRAGFKANITECFTRQSKFMYGLVMEEITTRDESSHISANGQRQLPSGGITADGPPTTLSGTGIDRMAFAQANITRDNTKFVNGAIVGERNVFQLDQGLGVGSKFPFFNRHQLTVTRFVQLKQVEEGAGKPPPPVLVLHGHYGGCVGDLPSYDAFTLGGPYSVRGYNMGELGACRNILELAAELRIPVRSTHLYAFAEHGNDLGSSKDVKGNPTEYYRRAGQGSSYGVGVKLGLVRAEYAVDHNSGSGAIFLRFGERF from the exons ATGGCGTTCTGCGGTACGGGGCAGCTGCTTAGCCCCAGTCTCGGTCCTTCCCTCAGCTTCCCACGCAGAGTAGCTACCTCCTCCGTCTCTCCTTCCTCCGCTTCACCttgcccctcttcttcttcttcttcttcttcttcttcttcaaccgtCATCAAATGCGATCACTCgacttcacttcctcctcctgACCCCTCAATTTGCttccctaaacctaaaacccttcCCTCTCTCCCCAAAGCCCTTGCTTTCTCCGCTGCCTCTGGTCTCCTTTTTCACCTGTCCTCTTATACCCCTCATCTTTTCTCTTCGACCAGTCATGGCCCGGGCAACGGTGGACCGGTCGACGGAGGCGGCGGCGGTGGTTGGGGTTGGAATGGcaatggtggtggtgatggtgatggtgatagtGGCGGTCTATGGTCACGGTTATTCTCTCCGTCAGCAATAGCTGGAGAAGAAGAATCTCAATCTCAAGAATGGGACACGCATGGTCTTCCCGCCAACATCGTGGTTCAGCTCAACAAGCTCAGCGGATTCAAGAAGTACAAGATTTCCGAGATTTTATTCTTCGACCGTCGCCGCTGGGCCACCGTGGGCACCGAAGATTCCTTCTTTGAGATGGTCTCCCTCCGCCCCGGCGGTATTTACACCAAAGCCCATCTTCAGAAGGAGCTCGAAACCCTAGCAACATGTGGGATGTTCGAGAAGGTAGATCTCGAGGGGAAGACCAAACCCGATGGAAGCATCGGTATCACGATTTCCTTCACCGAGAGCACTTGGCAGTCGGCGGACTCTTTCCGTTGcatcaatgttggtctgatgCCACAGTCCAAGCCCGTGGAGATGGACCCTGACATGACTGATAAGGAGAAACTGGAGTATTTCCGGAGTCAGGAGAAGGATTACAAGAGGAGAATTGAGAGGGCAAGGCCGTGTCTGTTGCCGCTCCCTGTTCATCGCGAGGTCATGACGATGCTAAGGGAGCAGGGGAAGGTCAGCGCCAGGTTACTACAGAGGATTCGGGACCGAGTTCAGAAGTGGTACCACGACGAAGGCTATGCCTGTGCGCAGGTGGTGAATTTCGGCAATCTCAACACGAGGGAGGTGGTATGCGAGGTTGTGGAGGGAGATATTACCCAAATGGTTGTACAGTTTCAAGATAAGCTCGGGAATGTCTGTGAGGGTAATACCCAACTTGCTGTCGTTAGGAGAGAATTGCCCAAACAG CTTCGACAAGGCCATGTTTTCAATATAGAAGCGGGGAAACAAGCTCTCAGGAATGTAAATTCTCTTGCTTTATTCTCCAATATCGAAGTGAACCCACGGCCTGATGAAAAGAATGATGGAGGAATCATAGTTGAGATAAAGCTGAAGGAGCTTGAGCAAAAGACAGCTGAAGTCAGCACAGAGTGGAGTATCGTTCCTGGACGTCAAGGTCGACCCACCCTG GCTTCAATCCAGCCTTCAGGAACCGTCTCCTTTGAGCATCGAAATCTCAAGGGGTTGAATAGATCAATTCTTGGTTCAGTAACTACCAGCAATTTCCTCAACCCACAG GATGATCTTGCTTTCAAGCTGGAGTATGTGCATCCATATCTTGATGGAGTGTACAATCCTCGCAACCGCACTTTCCGTGCAAGCTGCTTCAACAGCCGGAAACTGAGCCCAGTTTTCACAGGTGGACCTGGCATTGAAGAAGTTCCACCCATATGGGTTGATCGAGCAGGCTTCAAAGCCAATATAACAGAG TGCTTCACTCGTCAGAGCAAATTTATGTATGGACTGGTGATGGAGGAGATAACAACACGTGATGAAAGCAGTCATATTTCTGCTAATGGTCAGCGGCAATTGCCGAGTGGAGGAATCACTGCGGATGGACCTCCGACAACCCTCAGTGGCACTGGCATTGATCGAATGGCATTTGCACAGGCAAATATCACACGTGATAACACCAAGTTCGTGAATGGAGCCATTGTGGGTGAGAGAAATGTGTTTCAG CTGGACCAAGGCCTTGGAGTTGGCAGCAAGTTCCCATTCTTTAACCGCCACCAGCTAACCGTGACTCGCTTCGTCCAGTTGAAGCAAGTTGAAGAAGGTGCCGGTAAGCCACCACCCCCTGTATTGGTCCTCCATGgccattatggtggttgtgtGGGAGATCTCCCCAGTTATGATGCTTTTACACTTGGCGGACCCTACTCTGTGAGGGGATACAATATGGGCGAGCTTGGAGCTTGCAGAAACATCCTCGAG
- the LOC122086574 gene encoding uncharacterized protein LOC122086574 isoform X1 has product MLRFTVIRLRTAVSAGARSSGLALRSQKRSFVFPKPVRFYGTNAPDVDPVSLQMINYALDHARYQKSDESYAQGLLVLEQCLSSNQREGADTSRGIVLLAMSTLLSERGNIHEAIEKLETIQDLSRSSLGVRVAAMEGLVGLNLELGNDDTSSVLADKCLQFFRRSEYCPDSVVLEARAKANKGLVELLLGNIESAGLYFGGSEDNESCSGNVALSYGEYLHATGKFSLAKLFYQKAIQGVSEAGAFVDPFTLSTCNMLPEEVCLGATCALGQLEAHAGNFGDAEEMLTKALTKAEECFGSHHPKVGIILTSIALMFGHKAKLEHSSSLLIQEGLFRRATEMLKSPPLESEECKVGRRDIAALARGGYADILCVQQNRKAEGERMRKWAETVWGNCRLSLAEALELSYPYSKVPVIDARISRVL; this is encoded by the exons ATGCTTCGCTTCACGGTAATAAGACTAAGAACGGCGGTCTCCGCAGGCGCTCGGAGCTCCGGGCTTGCTCTCCGATCTCAGAAACGTTCTTTCGTCTTTCCCAAACCCGTCAGGTTTTACGGAACCAACGCCCCGGATGTTGATCCCGTTTCTCTTCAGATGATCAATTACGCACTCGATCATGCTCGATATCAGAAATCAG ATGAATCATACGCACAGGGCCTCCTTGTTCTGGAGCAATGCCTCTCCAGTAACCAACGTGAGGGGGCAGATACTTCAAGGGGAATCGTCCTCCTCGCCATGTCCACCTTATTATCAGAAAG GGGAAATATCCACGAAGCCATAGAAAAACTCGAGACAATTCAAGATTTGTCCCGCTCTTCTTTGGGTGTTAGAG TTGCTGCCATGGAAGGTCTCGTTGGACTCAATCTGGAGTTGGGGAAT GATGATACCTCATCAGTGCTCGCAGATAAATGCTTGCAATTCTTTCGAAGAAGTGAATATTGCCCTGACAGTGTGGTTCTGGAAGCTCGGGCTAAAGCTAACAAAGGACTAGTTGAGCTTTTGCTTGGGAATATTGAATCAG CGGGGTTGTACTTTGGAGGATCCGAGGATAATGAAAGTTGCTCTG GCAATGTTGCTCTGTCGTATGGAGAATACTTACATGCAACTGGAAAATTTTCACTGGCAAAGCTGTTTTACCAGAAGGCAATTCAAGGAGTGTCTGAGGCCGGAGCTTTTGTTGACCCGTTCACCTTGTCCACTTGCAATATGCTACCAGAAGAAGTTTGTTTGGGAGCTACCTGTGCTTTAGGACAGCTTGAAGCACATGCAGG AAATTTTGGAGATGCAGAGGAGATGCTGACAAAGGCATTAACAAAAGCAGAAGAGTGTTTTG GGTCACATCATCCGAAGGTTGGGATCATCCTAACCAGCATAGCTCTCATGTTTGGGCACAAAGCAAAGCTGGAGCATTCAAGTTCTCTTTTGATTCAAGAG GGACTCTTCAGGAGGGCAACCGAAATGCTAAAATCTCCACCCTTGGAGAGTGAAG AGTGCAAGGTAGGTAGAAGAGATATAGCAGCCCTTGCAAGAG GTGGATATGCAGACATCCTTTGTGTTCAACAGAACAGGAAGGCAGAAGGAGAACGGATGAGGAAATGGGCGGAGACTGTATGGGGAAATTGTCGGCTCTCACTGGCTGAAGCACTGGAGTTATCTTACCCTTATTCAAAGGTGCCAGTGATAGATGCTCGTATCAGCAGAGTATTGTAA
- the LOC122086574 gene encoding uncharacterized protein LOC122086574 isoform X2 — protein sequence MLRFTVIRLRTAVSAGARSSGLALRSQKRSFVFPKPVRFYGTNAPDVDPVSLQMINYALDHARYQKSDESYAQGLLVLEQCLSSNQREGADTSRGIVLLAMSTLLSERGNIHEAIEKLETIQDLSRSSLGVRVAAMEGLVGLNLELGNDDTSSVLADKCLQFFRRSEYCPDSVVLEARAKANKGLVELLLGNIESAGLYFGGSEDNESCSGNVALSYGEYLHATGKFSLAKLFYQKAIQGVSEAGAFVDPFTLSTCNMLPEEVCLGATCALGQLEAHAGNFGDAEEMLTKALTKAEECFGLVTSSEGWDHPNQHSSHVWAQSKAGAFKFSFDSRGTLQEGNRNAKISTLGE from the exons ATGCTTCGCTTCACGGTAATAAGACTAAGAACGGCGGTCTCCGCAGGCGCTCGGAGCTCCGGGCTTGCTCTCCGATCTCAGAAACGTTCTTTCGTCTTTCCCAAACCCGTCAGGTTTTACGGAACCAACGCCCCGGATGTTGATCCCGTTTCTCTTCAGATGATCAATTACGCACTCGATCATGCTCGATATCAGAAATCAG ATGAATCATACGCACAGGGCCTCCTTGTTCTGGAGCAATGCCTCTCCAGTAACCAACGTGAGGGGGCAGATACTTCAAGGGGAATCGTCCTCCTCGCCATGTCCACCTTATTATCAGAAAG GGGAAATATCCACGAAGCCATAGAAAAACTCGAGACAATTCAAGATTTGTCCCGCTCTTCTTTGGGTGTTAGAG TTGCTGCCATGGAAGGTCTCGTTGGACTCAATCTGGAGTTGGGGAAT GATGATACCTCATCAGTGCTCGCAGATAAATGCTTGCAATTCTTTCGAAGAAGTGAATATTGCCCTGACAGTGTGGTTCTGGAAGCTCGGGCTAAAGCTAACAAAGGACTAGTTGAGCTTTTGCTTGGGAATATTGAATCAG CGGGGTTGTACTTTGGAGGATCCGAGGATAATGAAAGTTGCTCTG GCAATGTTGCTCTGTCGTATGGAGAATACTTACATGCAACTGGAAAATTTTCACTGGCAAAGCTGTTTTACCAGAAGGCAATTCAAGGAGTGTCTGAGGCCGGAGCTTTTGTTGACCCGTTCACCTTGTCCACTTGCAATATGCTACCAGAAGAAGTTTGTTTGGGAGCTACCTGTGCTTTAGGACAGCTTGAAGCACATGCAGG AAATTTTGGAGATGCAGAGGAGATGCTGACAAAGGCATTAACAAAAGCAGAAGAGTGTTTTGGTTT GGTCACATCATCCGAAGGTTGGGATCATCCTAACCAGCATAGCTCTCATGTTTGGGCACAAAGCAAAGCTGGAGCATTCAAGTTCTCTTTTGATTCAAGAG GGACTCTTCAGGAGGGCAACCGAAATGCTAAAATCTCCACCCTTGGAGAGTGA
- the LOC122086571 gene encoding pentatricopeptide repeat-containing protein At1g11290, chloroplastic-like, translating into MFLRFPVYNLRRSLAVAAAISTNPSFSGAATNCGYTFTYPEINFISCNDQIACDVGKESSFEELELFARLLRNGSVPKPHYLSRVVSACANSSSLYVGEQVHSTIIKLGFDSNVFINSALVNMYGNFDCILSAQQMFDEMPERNVVSWNSLITAYLHAGFPHIAVEVSLEMLKLGLAPNPSTISALLVACSRVQEGELGIQVHALGLKSGISSNIFVGTGLIDMYSKCSNVDDAKRVFDHLPYRNTVTWTSMVTGYAQHQQSNEAMILTGEMRRLGVKLNSITYNSLLSSCSSPSDLDHGKQVHCQVIQQGLESSTYIVVSLMTMYSECGSLEEFCKMCPTMSTWDQIIWNSVIAGFSHLGKGEQALECFARMRKACIATDIFTFTSILRAIGILSAFEEGKLTHALILKSGYASHVNIQNGLVTMYARCGSIDDSKQVFSSMDQPDLVSWNSLLSGCAQHGYGMEAVDLFEHMRRTGIRPDHTTFLSVLSACSHVGLIDKGLECFDLMRCDNSVEAPRAEHYACIVDVLGRAGCLYEAEYFVNNMGIEPGPSAYKALLSACQVHGNVDIAMRSAKKLLELRPNDPATYVLLANILATGGCWEDATEMRRLMCERGVRKKPGYSWIEVNNQNYAPLLEGGAGDLSCTSVVEVVTQ; encoded by the coding sequence ATGTTCCTCCGATTTCCAGTTTATAACTTACGACGCTCTCTtgcagtagcagcagcaatAAGCACCAACCCATCATTTTCCGGCGCTGCAACGAACTGCGGGTATACCTTTACGTACCCGGAAATCAATTTCATCTCCTGCAACGATCAGATTGCCTGCGATGTGGGTAAGGAGTCGAGTTTTGAGGAACTGGAGCTCTTTGCTCGGTTGCTGCGAAATGGGTCAGTACCCAAACCTCATTACCTCAGCAGAGTTGTCTCTGCCTGTGCAAACTCGTCATCTCTGTACGTGGGAGAGCAAGTTCACTCCACAATTATCAAGCTCGGCTTTGATTCTAACGTATTCATCAATAGTGCCCTCGTAAATATGTATGGTAACTTCGATTGCATTTTGTCGGCACAACAGATGTTCGATGAAATGCCTGAAAGAAATGTGGTCTCTTGGAATTCCTTGATAACCGCTTATCTGCATGCTGGGTTTCCCCATATTGCCGTTGAAGTGTCCTTGGAGATGCTCAAACTTGGTTTAGCTCCAAATCCATCTACTATATCTGCTCTTCTAGTGGCTTGTTCGCGAGTACAAGAGGGAGAGTTGGGAATTCAGGTACACGCTCTTGGTCTGAAGTCTGGCATTTCCTCTAATATCTTTGTGGGAACAGGCTTGATTGACATGTACTCGAAGTGCTCAAACGTTGATGATGCGAAGAGAGTATTTGATCACTTGCCATATAGAAATACAGTTACGTGGACTTCAATGGTCACTGGATATGCACAGCATCAACAATCTAATGAGGCCATGATTCTGACAGGAGAAATGCGGCGTTTGGGTGTCAAACTGAATAGCATAACCTATAACAGTCTTTTGAGCTCATGTTCTAGTCCGAGTGATTTGGATCACGGCAAGCAAGTTCACTGCCAAGTAATCCAACAAGGCTTGGAGTCCAGCACGTATATAGTAGTTTCCCTCATGACAATGTATTCAGAATGTGGTTCTTTGGAGGAATTCTGTAAGATGTGCCCTACCATGTCAACCTGGGATCAGATAATATGGAACTCTGTCATTGCTGGTTTTTCTCATTTAGGAAAGGGTGAGCAGGCCCTTGAATGCTTTGCTAGAATGAGGAAGGCTTGTATAGCAACTGACATCTTCACATTCACAAGCATCCTAAGAGCTATAGGAATTCTCTCAGCTTTCGAAGAAGGGAAGCTAACTCATGCTCTGATTCTCAAATCTGGGTATGCATCGCATGTTAATATCCAGAATGGCCTTGTTACCATGTATGCTAGATGTGGCTCAATTGATGATTCAAAGCAGGTCTTCTCATCAATGGATCAACCTGATTTGGTTTCATGGAATTCACTGCTATCTGGATGTGCTCAACATGGTTATGGTATGGAGGCTGTAGATTTATTTGAGCACATGAGAAGAACTGGTATCAGACCAGACCATACCACTTTCCTTTCAGTGCTCTCTGCATGTAGTCATGTTGGGTTGATTGATAAGGGGCTTGAATGTTTTGATTTGATGAGATGTGATAATTCAGTCGAAGCCCCAAGAGCAGAGCACTATGCTTGCATTGTTGATGTTCTTGGCCGAGCAGGGTGTCTCTATGAAGCGGAATACTTTGTAAATAACATGGGTATAGAGCCGGGACCCTCTGCCTACAAAGCTTTGCTGAGTGCCTGCCAAGTTCATGGAAATGTAGATATCGCAATGCGTTCTGCCAAGAAACTTCTTGAACTTAGGCCTAATGATCCTGCAACATATGTGTTGCTAGCAAATATCTTGGCAACTGGGGGTTGTTGGGAGGATGCCACAGAAATGCGGAGACTTATGTGTGAGAGAGGAGTGAGGAAGAAGCCAGGTTATAGTTGGATTGAGGTTAACAACCAGAATTATGCTCCTCTGTTAGAAGGGGGAGCAGGTGACTTGTCCTGTACCAGTGTTGTGGAAGTGGTCACACAGTAG
- the LOC122086575 gene encoding light-harvesting complex-like protein OHP1, chloroplastic has product MATLPIVSSSSPIPAIALTTGNTTHHRSLFHYSNQQSRTKNQKLVSFRIRAAKLPAGVELPKVEPKFTAPFLGFTKTAEIWNSRACMIGLIGTFIVELILNKGILQIIGVDVGKGLDLPL; this is encoded by the exons ATGGCTACGTTACCAATCGTTTCTTCATCGTCCCCCATTCCGGCCATAGCTCTGACTACTGGTAATACCACTCATCATCGCTCGCTCTTCCATTATTCTAACCAGCAAAGTAGAACCAAGAACCAGAAGCTCGTCTCCTTCAGGATCCGAGCTGCAAAACTTCCCGCCGGT GTGGAATTGCCAAAAGTGGAGCCGAAATTCACAGCCCCTTTTCTTGGCTTCACAAAGACTGCAGAAATATGGAACTCCAGAGCTTGTATGATCGGCCTTATTGGGACCTTCATAGTAGAGCTg ATCTTAAACAAGGGTATACTTCAAATAATTGGAGTTGATGTGGGCAAAGGACTTGACCTTCCTCTCTGA
- the LOC122087742 gene encoding apomucin-like isoform X1: MAQMERTQRNMGSSGSGSGSGSGTPRNTITTMEQFLHYDDPHFREEDHSQHSRKSVITKMKEKTKRWRETLVKKKPDDNVTPTWGVSLDEEDDYDQDVEPEYLGAPMYESELAPEDCREAARQHPRANPVISNKHFLATNFTTQHHEEHVKDQKGKQIDLAADDKTITQTMADKLSPACAAVTATLAPNQADSPILSPNASNTRTGNVTNMPTGTGTGTGTDTPPSAGNTGIGNVVNMGTGVGVVAGISPSAANARTGSIASMDTGISPRAASIRTDSVASMDTGTRISPRAANTRTGSVASMGPGTSTGISPSAAYTRSGSVACMDTGTGISPRAANTRTGSVASMGTGTGTGISPRAANTRTGSIASMGMGIGSGAGAGYHQQQWDKGVSVKEYVTHKLEPGEDEIALSQVITEAISPRKPTASGGDKHEEGMVEKVKDAVSSLLWTSNDSSPSSSTSKATKTTTIKSKPANNASTNVPVSTNAYSAVQEEEEQINKGRILQTN; encoded by the exons ATGGCTCAGATGGAGAGGACCCAAAGAAATATGGGAAGTAGCGGAAGCGGAAGCGGAAGCGGAAGCGGAACTCCACGTAATACAATTACGACGATGGAACAATTTCTCCACTACG ACGATCCACACTTCCGCGAAGAAGATCACAGTCAGCATTCCAGGAAGTCGGTCATaacaaaaatgaaagagaagactaagagatggagagagacaCTGGTTAAGAAAAAGCCTGACGATAATGTCACTCCTACTTGGGGTGTTAGCTTGGACGAGGAAGATGATTACGACCAAGATGTAGAACCCGAATATCTCGGAGCCCCCA TGTATGAATCAGAATTGGCACCTGAGGATTGTAGAGAGGCAGCGAGGCAGCACCCAAGGGCGAACCCAGTGATCTCTAATAAGCATTTTTTGGCTACCAATTTCACCACTCAACATCACGAGGAACATGTCAAAGATCAGAAAGGCAAGCAGATTGACCTAGCTGCCGATGACAAGACCATCACCCAAACCATGGCCGATAAGCTTTCCCCGGCCTGTGCAGCTGTCACAGCGACGCTCGCACCTAATCAAGCAGATagtcccatcctctctcccaatgCATCCAACACACGTACTGGTAATGTTACCAACATGCCCACCGGTACCGGCACCGGCACCGGCACCGACACCCCTCCCAGTGCAGGTAACACAGGTATTGGTAATGTTGTCAACATGGGTACCGGTGTCGGTGTCGTTGCCGGTATCTCTCCCAGTGCAGCCAACGCACGTACCGGTAGTATTGCCAGCATGGACACCGGCATCTCTCCCCGTGCAGCCAGCATACGTACTGATAGTGTTGCCAGCATGGACACCGGCACCCGCATCTCTCCCCGTGCAGCCAACACACGTACTGGTAGTGTCGCCAGCATGGGCCCCGGCACCAGTACTGGCATCTCTCCCAGTGCAGCCTACACACGTAGCGGTAGTGTTGCCTGCATGGACACCGGCACCGGCATCTCTCCCCGTGCAGCCAACACACGTACTGGTAGTGTTGCCAGCATGGGCACCGGCACCGGCACCGGCATCTCTCCCCGTGCAGCTAACACACGTACTGGTAGTATTGCCAGCATGGGCATGGGCATCGGCTCCGGCGCCGGGGCTGGTTACCATCAGCAGCAATGGGACAAAGGGGTGTCGGTGAAAGAGTATGTGACGCACAAACTGGAACCAGGTGAAGATGAGATAGCACTTTCTCAGGTGATCACAGAAGCCATCAGTCCACGTAAACCCACTGCGAGTGGTGGTGATAAACATGAGGAGGGCATGGTAGAGAAGGTAAAGGATGCCGTTTCTTCTTTACTCTGGACCTCCAACGATTcctcaccatcatcatcaacctcaaaagcaacaaaaacaacaacaataaaatcaaAGCCAGCAAACAATGCTTCCACAAACGTTCCCGTCTCTACCAATGCTTATTCAG CAGttcaggaagaagaagagcagatCAACAAGGGAAGGATTCTTCAGACCAACTAA
- the LOC122087742 gene encoding apomucin-like isoform X2 — MAQMERTQRNMGSSGSGSGSGSGTPRNTITTMEQFLHYDDPHFREEDHSQHSRKSVITKMKEKTKRWRETLVKKKPDDNVTPTWGVSLDEEDDYDQDVEPEYLGAPMYESELAPEDCREAARQHPRANPVISNKHFLATNFTTQHHEEHVKDQKGKQIDLAADDKTITQTMADKLSPACAAVTATLAPNQADSPILSPNASNTRTGNVTNMPTGTGTGTGTDTPPSAGNTGIGNVVNMGTGVGVVAGISPSAANARTGSIASMDTGISPRAASIRTDSVASMDTGTRISPRAANTRTGSVASMGPGTSTGISPSAAYTRSGSVACMDTGTGISPRAANTRTGSVASMGTGTGTGISPRAANTRTGSIASMGMGIGSGAGAGYHQQQWDKGVSVKEYVTHKLEPGEDEIALSQVITEAISPRKPTASGGDKHEEGMVEKVKDAVSSLLWTSNDSSPSSSTSKATKTTTIKSKPANNASTNVPVSTNAYSVQEEEEQINKGRILQTN, encoded by the exons ATGGCTCAGATGGAGAGGACCCAAAGAAATATGGGAAGTAGCGGAAGCGGAAGCGGAAGCGGAAGCGGAACTCCACGTAATACAATTACGACGATGGAACAATTTCTCCACTACG ACGATCCACACTTCCGCGAAGAAGATCACAGTCAGCATTCCAGGAAGTCGGTCATaacaaaaatgaaagagaagactaagagatggagagagacaCTGGTTAAGAAAAAGCCTGACGATAATGTCACTCCTACTTGGGGTGTTAGCTTGGACGAGGAAGATGATTACGACCAAGATGTAGAACCCGAATATCTCGGAGCCCCCA TGTATGAATCAGAATTGGCACCTGAGGATTGTAGAGAGGCAGCGAGGCAGCACCCAAGGGCGAACCCAGTGATCTCTAATAAGCATTTTTTGGCTACCAATTTCACCACTCAACATCACGAGGAACATGTCAAAGATCAGAAAGGCAAGCAGATTGACCTAGCTGCCGATGACAAGACCATCACCCAAACCATGGCCGATAAGCTTTCCCCGGCCTGTGCAGCTGTCACAGCGACGCTCGCACCTAATCAAGCAGATagtcccatcctctctcccaatgCATCCAACACACGTACTGGTAATGTTACCAACATGCCCACCGGTACCGGCACCGGCACCGGCACCGACACCCCTCCCAGTGCAGGTAACACAGGTATTGGTAATGTTGTCAACATGGGTACCGGTGTCGGTGTCGTTGCCGGTATCTCTCCCAGTGCAGCCAACGCACGTACCGGTAGTATTGCCAGCATGGACACCGGCATCTCTCCCCGTGCAGCCAGCATACGTACTGATAGTGTTGCCAGCATGGACACCGGCACCCGCATCTCTCCCCGTGCAGCCAACACACGTACTGGTAGTGTCGCCAGCATGGGCCCCGGCACCAGTACTGGCATCTCTCCCAGTGCAGCCTACACACGTAGCGGTAGTGTTGCCTGCATGGACACCGGCACCGGCATCTCTCCCCGTGCAGCCAACACACGTACTGGTAGTGTTGCCAGCATGGGCACCGGCACCGGCACCGGCATCTCTCCCCGTGCAGCTAACACACGTACTGGTAGTATTGCCAGCATGGGCATGGGCATCGGCTCCGGCGCCGGGGCTGGTTACCATCAGCAGCAATGGGACAAAGGGGTGTCGGTGAAAGAGTATGTGACGCACAAACTGGAACCAGGTGAAGATGAGATAGCACTTTCTCAGGTGATCACAGAAGCCATCAGTCCACGTAAACCCACTGCGAGTGGTGGTGATAAACATGAGGAGGGCATGGTAGAGAAGGTAAAGGATGCCGTTTCTTCTTTACTCTGGACCTCCAACGATTcctcaccatcatcatcaacctcaaaagcaacaaaaacaacaacaataaaatcaaAGCCAGCAAACAATGCTTCCACAAACGTTCCCGTCTCTACCAATGCTTATTCAG ttcaggaagaagaagagcagatCAACAAGGGAAGGATTCTTCAGACCAACTAA